A segment of the Candidatus Cloacimonadota bacterium genome:
AAATGCAATACCAGAGATTTTTATATTTTCAGCATTATCAAAATTGTAAGCTTTATACCATTTTAATGCTGATATTAAATTTTTAAGTTTCATCTGAAAATCTTTTCACCACAAAGGTTCATCCTTCGCAGTAGCAGTCCTACTGCTACGGAGAATGGACACAAAGGCACAAAGAAAAATATAATAATATAATAAAATCCATAACTCCTCCCGATAAATCGGGATTCATACTCCTTTGCGTCCCCGAGCCATCGGAGACATGTATGTTTCATTTTATTTCTTTTCTACCAATAGGAAGAATGATATGGAAGGATGCTTCAGCATTCTTTATTTGATTTAGCGAGATGGTAAACCATCTCGCTAATTTACTCTCCAAGCGAATCTGAAATCTTACCTTTTTTTATAAGACTTCGTATTGAAACATAAGTCTTAATGCCTTTATTCATTAGGTTATACCAGAATGGCTGAAGAACCAGGTCATGCATTCCAACAAACTTTTTGAATTCTCCACCAAAACCTTTTTTAAATCTATACACTCCGAATAAGGGATGCATCGGATGCGGGTTTACAGGAATCCCCCACAAATCATAAGTTTTATAGCCTTTTTCTTTTGCCCATTTTATAACCTCCCAATGAATTGCCTGATTAGGCATAACATTGCGATATTTGTTTAATGAAGCACCATACATATACCAGACTTTGTGCCCAAAAGAAAAAATATAAACTCCTGCAATCGGCGTATCCTGATAATGTGCAAAAAATATATGCACCATACCTTTATCAGCTAATTTTTCAACAACCCTTTTATAATATTTATAAGGATGAATAATGAATGTGTCTCTTTTTGCTGTCGCAATATAGATATTATAAAAAATGTCCACACCTTCAATATTTGTCATTTCTTTAACTTGGACTCCTTTTCGCACAGAAAGACGAATATTATAACGGGTTTTTGATTCAAAATTTGCTAGTAAATCATTTAAGCTTTGTGTCAAATCCAAAAAGAGTGTTGCTCTTGGTTGAATCTGCTTTTTTACAAAATGAAAATCATACTTGTCTAATATATCCTTTGCTTCAGCATCAGTTTCTAATACTTCCGGGTCAATCTTCAATACAATTGCGTTATGCTGTTTCGCAACTTCTTTTATTTTTGTAATCAATGTATAGAAAACATCCTCATTATGAAAATCCAAAACTGGTCCTCTTGGTGCATAAAATAAAGACTTCCCTATAAATGGAATCTTCCTTTTCAAGATTGATATGCCACCAATAATTCTGTTATCATCAAAAACAGCAATTCTAATCGGTTGCCATCCCGATATCTTTTTAAACTCGCCCCATTCTACTGATTGAATTATCGGGCATTCTTCTGTGGAACTAATAAAACTATTCCAATCTTCTAAGCCGGCTTGTGATTCTAAAATTTTACATACTAACTGTTTTTTCACTTTTTCCTATCATAAATTATATAATTATAATTAACATTTTAAGCGTAA
Coding sequences within it:
- a CDS encoding peptidoglycan bridge formation glycyltransferase FemA/FemB family protein; translation: MKKQLVCKILESQAGLEDWNSFISSTEECPIIQSVEWGEFKKISGWQPIRIAVFDDNRIIGGISILKRKIPFIGKSLFYAPRGPVLDFHNEDVFYTLITKIKEVAKQHNAIVLKIDPEVLETDAEAKDILDKYDFHFVKKQIQPRATLFLDLTQSLNDLLANFESKTRYNIRLSVRKGVQVKEMTNIEGVDIFYNIYIATAKRDTFIIHPYKYYKRVVEKLADKGMVHIFFAHYQDTPIAGVYIFSFGHKVWYMYGASLNKYRNVMPNQAIHWEVIKWAKEKGYKTYDLWGIPVNPHPMHPLFGVYRFKKGFGGEFKKFVGMHDLVLQPFWYNLMNKGIKTYVSIRSLIKKGKISDSLGE